A region of Oncorhynchus masou masou isolate Uvic2021 chromosome 29, UVic_Omas_1.1, whole genome shotgun sequence DNA encodes the following proteins:
- the LOC135519833 gene encoding magnesium transporter MRS2 homolog, mitochondrial-like, which produces MEACFKSFTMGGLRRSLDIKFRVLAGCLTCRTVSCSKSPIKCQLSKHQPVTRGKATLLGSCPSAYFIRHRGTEASLSSVAPAFVVMKFDNDGNVTSFEKKKMELYHELSLQARDLRFQHLTSITARNNNIIIRMEALKAVVTPNSLLVLDFRGLGLERWLVLELAPQLNGDHGALATHSLPFEFRALEAILQHRVNTLQARLNEVHPVILDILESLVDPKLLSADRSKLHILLQNSKNLSELETDIKVFKDSLLKILDEEEMIEELCVTKWTDPRVFEESSLGIDHAEEMELLLENYFMQAEELGNTTRELKGLIDDSESVIFINLDSHRNVMMRLNLQLTMGTFSLSLFGLMGVAFGMNLESTFEEDPKVFWLVTGFMFLGSGLIWRRLLSFLGRHLEPTVPHRSEALPSILISAQSDYLYLDDQSGDSVDDTRLQLWLRVR; this is translated from the exons ATGGAAGCTTGTTTCAAGTCGTTCACCATGGGTGGTCTTCGGAGATCTCTGGACATTAAATTCAGGGTCCTCGCCGGCTGTTTGACCTGCAGAACAGTGAGTTGTTCCAAATCACCTATAAAATGCCAACTCTCCAAGCATCAGCCGGTGACGAGGGGGAAAGCAACACTGTTGGGATCATGTCCGTCTG CATATTTCATTCGCCATAGAGGAACTGAGGCATCCCTCTCCAGTGTGGCTCCTGCTTTTGTTGTG ATGAAATTTGACAACGATGGAAATGTAACCTCATTTG agaagaagaagatggaGCTGTATCATGAGCTGAGTCTGCAGGCCAGAGACCTCAGGTTCCAACACCTCACCAGCATCACCGCTAggaacaacaacatcatcattcGCATGGAG GCCTTGAAGGCAGTAGTGACCCCCAATAGCTTGCTGGTGTTGGATTTCCGAGGTCTGGGATTAGAGAGATGGCTGGTCCTGGAGTTGGCTCCACAGTTGAATGGGGATCATGGAGCTCTGGCCACTCATTCACTGCCATTTGAGTTCAGAGCCCTTGAAGCTATTCTGCAGCACAGG GTAAACACCCTTCAGGCTCGACTGAATGAGGTTCACCCTGTCATCCTGGACATTCTAGAGTCTCTTGTGGATCCTAAACTACTCTCTGCAGATCGCAGCAAACTGCATATACTTCTTCAGAACAGCAAGAA CCTGTCAGAGCTGGAGACAGACATCAAGGTCTTCAAGGACAGTCTGCTGAAGATCCTAGACGAAGAGGAGATGATCGAGGAGCTTTGTGTCACCAAGTGGACGGATCCACGTGTGTT tgaggagagcagtctgggcaTTGATCATGCTGAGGAGATGGAGCTTCTCCTGGAGAACTACTTCATGCAGGCTGAGGAGCTGGGCAACACGACCAGGGAGCTCAAGGGCCTGATAGACGACTCCGAGAGTGTTATCTTCATCAACCTGGACAG TCACCGGAACGTGATGATGCGTCTGAACCTGCAGCTCACCATGGGGACCTTCTCACTCTCCCTATTTGGCCTGATGGGCGTCGCCTTCGGGATGAACTTGGAATCCACGTTTGAGGAG GACCCCAAGGTGTTCTGGCTGGTGACAGGCTTCATGTTCCTGGGTAGTGGACTAATCTGGAGGAGACTGCTCTCGTTCCTGGGTCGACACCTTGAGCCTACCGTCCCCCACAG